From Cinclus cinclus chromosome 2, bCinCin1.1, whole genome shotgun sequence, one genomic window encodes:
- the CREG1 gene encoding protein CREG1, which translates to MPGDGCCQAQHHGLSRVTRIPQNGACRSGGRARHRWKPPGHPRDIAGTSTGHGGDITGTSMGHGGDIAGSHVPPAPPAGRRERCRLVPFFLRWARGATPGAPRNGNSMGRGRAPIGCRVAADSAPSRPSPGVCLQRPRSLTRPQELSLAEGSGPPEPIGWQRGWWPVSSEVVAHWLVEGRSALHPLVRHGEAPPLPARCAASTGGPGSVCRHGTARGSVCGSSAVRGAMARPLLLLCAASALLLAALATIPPPEEAARMARYVLHSCDWGALATLSAQEGLRGRPFANIFSLSDGPPGPCGGSGVPYLYLTDMEISVQDLEVNSNASLTVSLAQTPYCRKHRYDPQNPLCAHIIFVGSIVKVNDSEAGLAKKALFSRHPEMESWPKDHNWFFAKFNITNIWVLDYFGGLKIVTPEEYYSVKP; encoded by the exons ATGCCAGGGGATGgctgctgccaggcacagcaccatggcctgTCCCGCGTCACTCGGATCCCGCAGAACGGGGCGTGCCGGAGCGGGGGACGGGCTCGGCACAGGTGGAAGCCGCCGGGACATCCTCGGGACATCGCTGGGACATCCACGGGACATGGTGGGGACATCACCGGGACATCCATGGGACATGGTGGGGACATCGCCGGGAGCCACGTCCCACCAGCGCCCCCCGCAGGCCGGCGGGAGCGCTGCCGCCTCGTTCCCTTCTTCCTGCGCTGGGCACGGGGAGCCACTCCAGGTGCTCCGAGAAACGGGAATTCTATGGGCCGGGGGCG AGCTCCCATTGGCTGCCGGGTTGCCGCTGACTCCGCCCCCTCCCGGCCCTCGCCTGGGGTTTGTTTACAACGGCCGCGCTCATTAACCCGCCCCCAGGAGCTCTCATTGGCTGAGGGGAGCGGACCTCCCGAGCCTATTGGCTGGCAGCGGGGGTGGTGGCCCGTCAGCTCCGAGGTTGTCGCTCATTGGCTCGTGGAGGGGCGGTCAGCGCTGCACCCATTGGTGAGGCACGGCGAGGCTCCGCCCCTCCCGGCGCGGTGCGCGGCGAGTACGGGTGGGCCCGGCAGTGTGTGCCGGCACGGCACGGCGCGGGGTTCGGTGTGCGGGTCTTCAGCTGTCCGGGGAGCGATGGCGCGgccgctgctgctcctgtgcgCCGCATCCGCGCTGCTGCTGGCCGCCTTGGCGACCATCCCGCCGCCCGAGGAGGCGGCTCGCATGGCGCGCTACGTCCTGCACAGCTGCGACTGGGGCGCGCTGGCCACGCTGTCGGCGCAGGAGGGGCTGCGCGGCCGCCCCTTCGCCAACATCTTCTCCCTCAGCGACGGCCCGCCCGGACCCTGCGGCGGCAGCGGCGTCCCCTACCTATACCTGACCGACATGGAGATCTCCGTGCAGGACCTGGAG GTCAATTCAAATGCCTCCTTGACTGTGTCTTTGGCACAGACTCCTTACTGCAGGAAGCACAGATATGATCCCCAGAACCCCCTCTGTGCCCACATAATCTTTGTTGGGAGCATTGTAAAG GTGAATGACTCAGAAGCAGGCTTAGCAAAAAAAGCATTATTCAGTCGCCACCCTGAAATGGAAAGTTGGCCCAAGGATCATAATTGGTTCTTTGCCAAATTTAACATCACCAATATTTGGGTCCTGGACTACTTTGGTGGATTGAAAATTGTGACACCAGAAGAGTACTACAGTGTCAAGCCTTA G